ACATGAAGATGGGACTGCCAGGAGCTCCTCTTGCTCCTTAAATCCTATTCCTCTCACAAGCACCAGGAGAGTTAAACCCTTCCTTGAGGTGCCAAATCCCGTCTGCGTTAATGCTCTTCCCCCTTTAACAGGCTTGTTCTATGTGATTTAAAACAGCTTCATACAGGTTGCCTGGAGCACAACTGCTCTCTGCTAGTGTTCTCCAGCCAAGAAAAGCTCTTGGTGGGAGCCACAATGACTTGGTTACTTCCAAAGCAGCTGCATTTATGACCTGCACACATCCCCACTACTCAGTGCTGCACGAGCtggttttaatgttttatttccaaaacagaGCTCACAGTACACAATGTCCAtccacatgaaaataaatagtcCTCCCTTCCTAGGCAACCATGAGAACAGGTCCTGAAACAACCCGCTGGGCTCTAGATCTAACATTTAAATTCCCAAACCAGGCTGAGGATCAGGCACTCCATGGTGATCTTCTCTTGCAGGCAGGTTCTGAAGAGCCCTCCAGACCCCCTGCTCAGGCCCAGACCCCACCTCTTATGCACCCCAAGGTGGTCCCAACCTCTGTGCACCTGAAGCTTAGAAGTGGACCCATCTCAAGAGAGCTCCCCATCATGCTGTCCTGAAAACTCCAAGGCAAACACAACACTATTTTCAACATCTTTCTGATGGGGTTACCCAAGTCTtgctaaaaaggaaaatggaaaattgcaTTTTCCTGGGGTAGGATGGAAAGAACAGCATAGGTTTATCATCAGTTGTGttatttcctctgtttccttttgGTTCTTACCTCCAGCATTTCAGAAAGTCATGGAGAGATGAAACACATAGATTTGGGGTCAGAAAGACGTGGCACATGAAGACACAGTCACTTTGGGAGGCACAGATGGCCCTACCTGCTGCTCTTCAGTCCTTTCAGTCAGTTCCTGCTGGGGAAGAGTCTTCAGGGGGAATTTTGCCAGCCAAGGAATGAAAGTGTGCATGTTACCACACGATTAGCTCTTGATTTGCTGGAGagttcagaaaaagaagcaaatcaAACCCATGGGAAGGCCCTATGCctagagcagggcagcagggccagggagggtgAAGCCACATCTTGTTCAACCTTGGCAGAAGCACCTGGTTCCCACCAGTCCCCAAATTCCACCACTCCAACCTATTACCTTAAATGTCCCACCATGGtggaaatttaaattaaaatggaaagcCAGGCCAGCAATCACTAGTTGCTCTCATGCAATTCAGGCTGGACTTCTTGCAGCATTTGTTTTCCAGGTCTCACTCCCCCCAAGGAATCGTTGCCATTTCaattggaaataaaaaggaaagctcACTTGGAAATGTGACCATTGTTTCTCTGCACCACACACAAAAGACAGGACCAGGGGATAACCATCATATGCCATTTATTCTGTATACATTCGTAGTGCACATCAATGTGAGACATGAGCACTCCCCAGGTCACAGgagcactgctgctgttcttcacCAGGATGGTTACATCCCTTGGGATATGAAGAGGGACTGGATGGACATCCATAGAAATCACCTGAAGAAGCAATTGCACAGCAAGATCAAACCCCCCTCCCTGGTCAGAGCAACTGAATCCCCGGTGGCCAGAGCCCCGAAGCACCTTTGTTCTTCTGCCACATCAGAAATGTTCAGTATCAAAGACAAAAGCACAAGTAACAACAAGGAGAATCGCAGGGGAGGAGAGCTGGAGGTAACACAGATGCATCTGGGCCTTTCAACTGCAAAATCACACTCACTTTatggaagaaaaccaaattaCAGCCCTCCTTTAAAATTAGCCTTTTCCATCCCCTGGCCTGTAATTGCCAACTTCAAAGCTCTCAGGATTTCCACTAATGTATTCACCTCTGGTAACAGGCATCCAAACCTGTTCTGCCACCCATGCAAGGCATTTCCAGAGGAGCCAACTCTGGGGGAAAAGACAAACTTCCCAGAAAGGCTGAGGGCAGCCCTCCCAGAAGCTGAATTTAGGCAATGCATTCATTAATGATCATTTATTAATGATACTTCACAGTTAAGACACCACCTGTGAGGGTTGAGTAGCATCACACAGAGAGACAAGAGTAAAGATTTTGGGAGAAAATGGCTGAGAGAACAGACAGCTTTAATATCAAGccctggtttggtttttctgcCAGTGAAGAACATGGCTTAGGTAATAAAAATGACAATAACAGTAACAACTAACACATTTGAGTGTCTTTGCAGAAATATTGATCCCTTAATCCTCACAACCCAGCATCTCCTTCACCCTGTAAGGCAGGTACAGCTCACAGATACTCAAACCTCCTTCCCTGGTGGAAAAGCAGGCACAGAAAATgggtcaaaagaaaaaaaaaacaaacccaaaacaaatacataaaaaaagtCTCCCATGATAAAAGACAACTGAGCACCAGGAGAAGCTGTGCTCCTACCCATGGGTTCTTAGAGAAGGGAAGGGTAAAAGATCTATTTCTGCATTCACCAGGGAAGAATCACCAGAAGTCTCACTGATTAACTCAAAACTCAAAcgagaagcatttaaaaaggtTAAGACAGTCAGATTCTCTCTGTGTAGCACATGGCTGCTTACCAAGTCACCCCTGAACTTCAGTCTcacaggcagaggagggagacCAGTGAAGATGCAACAATCCCCAGCAAGGGCTGCACaaacctgccctgcagcaaaGGACATGAACCAACAGCTCAGCTCGTGCTGCCAGGTCTCAGCcattacttgtttttttcagaaccaaACCAAGTCTCAGCAAATACAACAGTTGGCTGAACATAGCTCCTTTTCCCAAGTTACCCATTCACAGACAGAACACAGGGGTGAaccacctgccctgcagagccaggcttgGGAGAGTAAGAGATTTCACAGCTTCAACTCAGCAACGGAGACCAAGTCCAGAGCAGGTTTCAGACATCCACGTGCTCATTCGTTTCCTCCAGGTCACCCATGTGGCATCAGTTGGATGCACAGAGCCCTGGATTCATCCACCTTAACTCACAACTAGATGTATGGATGCAGCCACAAAGGGTGAGGTGTCCTGCTGCATGGAGGGGATCGTCACTGTGGAGGATATTCCATGGCTGAAAGGACAGGAGGAGTCACTGGGTATCCCTAGTTTAGTTTCCCATCCAAGTAAGCATTGGGAAAGTCCAGCAAACTCACATCTAAGGCTCAAAGCAAGATCTGTAGGATCCATCTTCACAAGGTGCAATAATACAAGATGTTGCATAAACGTTTCCAGCCCAAAGGAAACAGCAACAGGAAAGACTCAAGAGAGTTATCTGAAGGGATCCCTCCTGCCCTCGACCCAAATCAGAGCACTGAAGGACTGAGGAGATGCCAAGGCAGATGTTCTTGCCTTTCAACCCCGTCCTGGTTTCTCCTCCGTTTCAAGCGTGGCCACTAGAGGAAGCTGCGACACCGGCTGTGACTCCGGGAGAAACCCAAACCGGTGACACCTCTGCCCCAAGATCTACCACCCCAGTGCTCAAACACCACTCCGGGCTTTCCTTGCACTTCACACCACCTGCAAAACCGAGTATTAGGAAGTTCTCAAAGGGTCCTGGCTACTTAACACCAACATTGCTCACGTGAAGTTttccaggaaagcaaagaagtGAGCAAATCACCAGGACGTGAACCCAACGGAAGGCATGAATGCCACCAGCCTGCCTGCCCGCAAGGAGTTGCCCACTTAATTGCTCAAACATTTAACAACCACCCTGCAAACaatgagctgtgagcagctttTCATTCCCAAAGCTGTCCCGGGatggcagctgagcagagcctgctgagccagcagctccctggccaCCAGGGAGGACACGAGGGGatggaaagctggggatggtGAAGCTCTCTGTGCCCTGAATGCAGCAGGTGCAGCCAGCATCGACTCtacattttttcatctttaaggTCAAGGAaattcttctcctcctcctctgaacAGGCACAACATCCTCCACTATAGCTGGGATACAGATGCCATCCGGGAAGAGCGGTGAGACCTCTGCTGAGTGAGGACACAGCTCCTGCACAGCTGTCTCCTTGTCACTTGTGGTTTCCATGTCCTCAGGAGGTAGTGGAGCATTGGATTCACCAGAGGGGAAAGAGAGGCACAAGTCAGACAACACAGTTTGTCTGGAGGAGGTGGGAATGGTCAGCAGGTCCAAAGGTCCAGACCAGCCTACCCAAAGCAAAGCTAATTTGGAGCCACCTAAAAGGGATCACAGCTGGGACTTGCCGGGAGCCCAGCCTTCCTGAGGAACCACCAGCACCAGTGGGCTCTCCTCATCCCTGAAGCTCACACCCTCTCCAGACCCTCACACCAGCCGCCTCCCACCTGCTGGAGACACTAAGCCAGGCTGGAGGCCACAGGGAGCACCCAAGAAGCTGCCCCAGGCCTCACCACTGggaacattaggaagaaattctttgctgtgagggtggtgagaccctggtcCAAGTcgcccagggaagctgtggctgccccatccctggcagtgttgaagggcaggttggatggggcttggagcaacctcggctggtgggaggtgtccctgcccatgcaggggggctggatctagatgatcttgaaggtcccttccaacccaaaccatcctatgattttttttttttaaatctgctttctcCCAAGACACAAGGTGCCACCCAACAGCATCTTCCCTTGCATTCAACCAACCTGCAGACCTCCCGTGCAGGTGGGAAAGGGACCCTCACCTCTTCCTCcatgtaaatataaaacattcCATCCTTTGCTCCCTTTCAGGAGAATAAGAACTCTGCATTTCTCAGCTCAGGCAGTGGACAGGCAGGTTGCCAAGgaggctctgccctgggggagTTGCTAGTGCTGTCCCAGAGGGTGACACTTACACCTTAGAAactctttatttaaatattttatttaaagcttaACACAGTTagctttttatatatatatatatataaccaaTTTATCTCCCTTCCCTAAATGAAAGCTAGATTTAGGGGGATACATtactggcctttttttttttctttcccttcaaataaattaatttggtgGACCTACAAAAATATATGACTTGGGTTTCCTTTCAGTTATAGATCACACAAGGGTTGGGGTAAAGAATGGAAGACAAGCACAAGAACTTCCTcctgtccagaaaaaaaaaaggaaaaaaacactgaatttagGCATTTCTAGTGTAAAAGAGCCAAGAAATCCATGTTCTGCCACCAGAAGCATGGCATGACTCCTGCTGTTATCACTTCTTCTGAACTGCTCAGCTCATGTCCTTGGTCCCCAAAGGGTCACGTTTCCATGTGACATTACAGcaccaaaagaaaaaggctgaactttaaaaatctgaaaaatcaaGTTTCTGGACCTCAGCAGCAAGGGTGCAGCTGGGTGGTGGGGTTCTCTCCTCTTTCACACTGGATGGTCACTGACTTTGAAATCAGAAAACGCTGGGGACAAGAACACAGCAGGATGTGGCAAtgcttcctgcagcaggacacccTGGAGCTCTCAACTCCCATCCCagggaggaagatgaagaaTGCAGTGGGACTCCAGAGTAACCCATTTCTGCCTCACGGAAACACCTCACAATGGCAAAGAGCAACCCAGGGAGGCATTAAGCTGCAGCACATCACCATGCTGAGAAGAGTGGTGGAACATCCTGCaatgggagaggagcagagaccCAAGGCAGAACCTCACACACAGGCCTGGCAGCTCAGTTcaggcccagccctgctgtcaaGAGAAAAATCCACATCAAAGGCCACAATTTCCCCCCACCTCCAGAGAGCCAAAATTCAGCCCTTCCAAGTCCACAGTTGTAGGAAACAAACTGCACATTCACTCCAAACACTGATCAAATATTTCTCATGGATCCAGCCAGGCACGTGGGTGTAGGCAACGACTTTGATACGACTCCAAGCTGggctgcctggcagctctgcttgcCCTCCCACATCTCCTGTGCCATTTCCCACCCACCCTGCAACAGTCAGTCCCAGTTCAAACACCACTTTTGATTCACAACTCCTCTTTTCCCCAACTGCAGCTCAGTGAAGCCACCAACCTCTTCTGAGATCTGTTCCCCAGACAGAAGGGGAGAGCCACAGTGAGCACACGTTTCCTATTGGCACCAGTTTTGGCAATTAGCACTGGGATGCAAAAGAacatttcataaataaataagtaaaccaataaataaatcaagaaCACTTCTGAACagccaccaaaacaaaaaaaaaacaacccaaaaccctTAAAAATCAGAACAGGGTATGGGACAACTGAAGTTTTCTATACCAAGCCTCAAATCTCTCTCTTAGCTGTggttttcccctcctctttttaAAGCAGGGCCTCTTCAGGAAGTCAGGTTTGTGATCACAGTGTGagcccacagctccctgccctcctctaGGCATCTCTAGAGTTGCCCAATTTAAACTGAATCTGAGAAAAGGGCACAAGTATAAAAGGCTTCCATGCACTTCAAGAAAACAGGTaacagcagagaggggagaagggagtGAGTCGAGGGGGGGAAAAGGCCACAACACGAGCTCCCACATcaccagcaaaaccagaaagcaaaaccCCATTTTGGAGTGGTCTGGCTCCAGCTCACCTGGAGGCACAAGGCATGAAAATCCACGGGAACCCGGCCTGGTTTGCAGTGGAGCTCCTGAAACAACTGGCTTCTGGAAAGAGGCCTGCCCCACAATTCTGCCCCACACTTCTGCCCTGCCCCACACTTTTGCCCggcccctgcagcccagcctgcaggCACTGGCCTGGGCACTGccaggcagccaggagggcaaACCCCACCGGAGGCCTCCCCCACACCCTCGCTGGCACCTTTTGCCCCTTTCACCAGAAATTGAACCTTCAAACAGCATCATCAAACATCCCACAAGGCTTTGAAAACGAGCGACACAGGAGAGACGGAGCGGGGAGGACGGACAGACGGACTAGCCTGAAGATCAGCTGCAGGAGCCATCCCGGGACACCGGGACGTGGGGCAAaggggaagcaggaggcagTGGCCAACGGAGGCGACAGCGGGTGGCACGACgaagggcaggcagggaagccACAGCTCGGGGCTGGCACTCGGCGTTCCCCCTCACAGAGGCAGGTCAGTGCTGTTGTGTCGAGTTTTCCGCGAGGTCCCATCATCCCTGGGCAGGGCCCTCTGCAGACTGGACATGGCCGCTGTCTTTTTGAGGTCGATGACGGCGTAGGAGTCCGTCCGGCGCGTTTCGTGGGTGGCAGGAGGTGGGACACGGGGGACAGGTGGGTTCTGGTGTCCCTTGAGTGGCTCAGCCTCCAGTTCCACCTGGATGTAGTTGAGTTGCCGCGGCTGGtccgggcagggccgggggaaGTCGAAGCTGAAGACGTTGGGGACGCAGCCGCGCCGGGGTTTGGACAAGAAGCCCCCGCGCCGCCGGCCGTGGCCCCCGTGCAGGGCGGTTTTCTCCGAGTTCATGTAGTTCTGCAGGGGATCTTCTTCACCTGCCTCAGAGCAGCCACTGGGGGAAGGGGTCAGCAGGTCCCCGGGGCCCGTGTCCCCCTCGCCGCGCCGCGGGGGCTGGCACTCCCACAGCGGGGGCAGCGACGGCAAGTTCTCGTAGTGCAGCGAGGCCGCCCGGCGCTGGGGGCAGCCCGAGTCCTCCCGGGGGATTTTCAAGCACCCACCTCGGTGGAAAGAGGAGGTGCCGGGGGGCAGCAGGCCGTTGACGTTCTCGTAGACACACTGGGGGGAAGGGCAGTCCTCCTCGCActcgttgttgttgttgttggggggGCAGAAGCGGGTCGTGCGCTCCCGGTGGTGCCGACAGACGTGTCTGCAGTTGGAGGTGGGACCTAAGATGAACTTAACCTCCCCTGGCTGCAGAAAGACCTGGGGATTTCGGTCTtccagggagcagctgtggTTCCTACGGGGGAAAGGAGGGTGGACTTCAGGCAAGGAGTGCATACAATGTTGGCCCCTCAGCTCCTGATCACCATTGGCCGTGTTGACGTAGGTGTGGGACTGcaaggagagaagcagagggacAGTGACAGGAGAAGAGACAAGGGgaaagcagctgccagcagctgagatTCCAACAGGAATGGAAAATTCTGCGCTGGCTGATGAAGCAGGAGATGAAAGAATTTCAGAAGTTGAAAAGgttttgggaaggaaaaggcaagagCCATTTCTGGAGTGGTGggctgaggagagggaaaaaggagTCCAGCTGCAGAAGACACACAACCTATTGCAAGGTTGGTGCATCTggcacagaacagaaaataaagcccCTCGTAAAACACAGCCTTGAGCAGCTTTCACTTCCACTCTGATAATGGTTGAGACAAGTCGGATTTGCAGGGAAAAATCTTAGATTTTAAAACCAAGAACAAAGAGCTGAACATCAACATTAAAACTAGCCTGAACTTGGGTACATTTCTGCACATCTgtctgggggctgcagcagcagctgacaggACAAGGCAAGATGGCTTGGGCTCACAAGTGAAGTGCTGCTGTTAAAAAATTGCCATGCAAATACTTGTGGATCAAGGAAGCCAACCCAGTCAGCCTTGACAGAGCATCTGTTCTAGTGAAGCATCAGAGAGCAAAAGTCTCCAACAGCAGAATGaagtaaaagaggaaaaacagaaaaaaaaaaaaaaggattgacAAGGTATGTGGATCCCCTGAGTTTTGCTGGAGTAAGAGGCACCCAGAATTGCACAGGACTGTGAGCAAAACAAGCTGCTTGTTCATGGCTTGCAAACAGCAGAATTTAGGCTATCTGGGTTTACCTGCTCCTCAGGGCCAAGGAGGGCATGAGTTGAGTCTTCACCCACAGAGGAATGTCTCAGGCTGCTCACAGAGGGGTGGTGGGCTGCTGAGTATGGTAGGGTTtctccagggaagctgggaaATCCATTGGGAAATCCTGGGACAGTGTACCCCAGACCTGGGAGAGAATCAAATAAATATTAGAGCACTGGTTTGGTACAAAAGAGGATTGACTTCATTTTCCCAGGAAGCTGGTCTCTTAACTGCACCCTGCAGGGCAGAATCAGCCTGCCTGGGGATGATCCCTACCATGAACTACCCAGTACAAACACAAAGAGATTTTGTTTAAATCTATTTAAGTCATTCCTAACAAAGACAGGAATTGAGCAAACCTGAATTCTTCCAGATGTGGTTTCCTCTAGGAACCACCCAATGCTTGTAGGTGCTACTTAAAAAGAGGCCACGTGGCAGCAGTCCAGACAAAAACCAACTGAAGGGTGACAACTCAGTTGATTATTTGAAGGgcttttttattgctgtttcctTGGAAACAAAACACCTTGCAGAGAAGTGGGGCCTAAAAATAACCACTCTGCATGGGGGGCACACGTGGACACCAAGACAGGGGTGAGCAGCAAGGCAGGGCATGGGAGAGAACCACAGGCTGCAAAGGGCAAATGCACAGCAGCAATTGCAGATGTTACCCATGTCTCTGtgtcccctcctctcctccctggatgctgaaGGAGTCTTACTGTTGGGTGCCTGGGGGTTCCTGGACAGCTCCCGTTCTGTGGGGTGACTGTTCCTGGTGATGACAACAGGCTCCTCCACAACATTGATGCTGTTACACTGCATCAGGTCCTGAAGCAGATTAAAGATCTCCTCTGCTCGGGAACACTTGAAGGCAAAAATGCCTGCATGGTGACAGAGAGGAAGGTCAAATCCTGTTTTAACAAGAGTACATGTCATTCCCAGATCTAAATGAACAGGCAATTCTGATTTCTTATGCCTTGTTTAACCCCTGCAACCCACAGAGGAAAGCAACCAACAACTTGGATTATTGCACCAAAAGAAATACAATGCCCTGGCTTCCATCTGCCCAAATGCTGCTTTAttccaagaaaaacaagtcAGCACCCCAGTTAGTTTAAGACAATCAATCCCACACCAGCAGAGGTGTGAAAGGGACAGGAAAACCAGTTTAATCTCTATTTTATCTCACTCAGCACCCAGTCCAGCTCTCATTGCCAGGGGAAAGTCTACCCACTGGTAGCTGAACTGGGCCCTGTGGAGTGTGCACgtgagggagggagaagaacaTCTTACTTCAAAGATGTGCAGAATTAAGCAGTGTCTCCCTAGCCCCAAGCTGGTGTGTGCTGCACCAACCAATCCCAAGCTGGCACCCACAGACACCAAAGCCATGGCAACAGGAGCAGCATGGCAACAGCTGCTGCCCCAAAGAAtaaggattttaaaattctagccaaaaaaaaaaaaaaaaaaaaaaaaggctgtatcTGCCTCAGATAAAGTGGGGAGCAGCATCAGGAAGGAGtgctgcaaaaaaattaaatcagcagGATAAAATCCTGCAAGGAAGGGAGAAAACTCATCAAAACACAACATCCCTCTCCTTTCTGTCTGCTTTAAGACTGATGAGTAGATATCTGtctgctgaatattttttaacagatgaAGAGCAAATGGCTCTGCTTCACCCCCAATACctgcatgtaaaaaaaaccccaaacacagcTATGGTAGAATTCTAATCCCTGATCTGCATCCTGcaaaaggcaaaagagaaactgaagatgAGCAATTCCCATCACTGGCAACTGATAAGCACATGATTCCTGGAGAGGAAAACCCCACATAAATATTGAAAAGGAGCATCCAGCACTACAGATCTGCACAGAGCTCTGAGCAGTCACGTGGAGTCCTTTTGGTAAGGAGGAGtttgcaaacacacacacagaatgaggaaagatattttttccttttttttttttttccttttcccagggATGCAGATGCCAAGAAAACATTCAGCTCTGTAAAAGCAAGAGAGACAGTCTGGTAAAGGAACTAACAGGCACCATTGTAAAACTGGAGTCTATTCCCAGGGCTGCTGATGACTTGGCACATACTCCTGGGTGACTCACTTCCCTTCTCCACCATGGCACCTCCATGCACAGAATCAGTAAAACATAAAactccttcccctccacctTACAAACTGCTGCCAGACACAAAATGCAAAGCATGAAGGAGAGTTAGCACTACCCAAGGCAGACAGAATGccctgagaaaaacaaaatgtgctCAAGCAACTGTTGCTACTGATGTGTATGTGGCAGCTCTGTGGAAGAAGTGAAGCCTAAGAGGAACCTGCAGGAAGATGTAGGTGATGCCCTGATGCCCTTTTGCTTTATCCCCAGGGTTAAAGGATGCTTAACAAAGCTGCAGTCTGCAAAAAGCACTTTCCAGCTCCTAAGAAGCAAAGTccagcagcctctcctgccATCACGGTGCCTCGTTTGGTACCAAAGGGCAGAGCTGACAGTGGAACTGACATCCTGGCTGACACAAAATCCACCCCATCCACTGCTCCAGCCTGCTTCCCCAATTACCTCATCAGCACGGATGCAGCAGCAAAATGAGACCATTAGATTTATGCCCAGGTCCTGAGCCACGATGTTGTTCCCATTAGTGTTTTAATCAGGAGTCTTACCCGTATGCGCACGCACACTCCAGCGTTTTGGGAGAAGAGAGGTTGCAAAAGAACCTGTTGATTCATTAGATGCAGGAATTTGGGAAGACACAAGCATCACCTCACCCTGGCTGCCTGGGAAGAGCAATCTCAGTGTTCCTTCCTCCAGGAATCCCCACACTCACCCTGCCCTGTCTGGCAGCGCCGGCCGCTCTCGAAGGAGAAGAGGTTGGAGTCGTATCCGTAGCGGCGCAGGCAGAGGAAGGGCCACCTGACAGCATCTCGCTTGTGCGTGTGCAGGATCAGCTCCATCTGTGTCAGCTCCATGATCCCAGATCCCAGCTCGTTCCCTTCATCATCCACGTTGGTCACCTGCAGAGGCCACAGAGCTCAcaccagggagctgggagcatGGGGGGAAGCCCACCCGTGAGGATCGCGGAATTCCCGCGGGTTCTCCTGCCCTGCACTGAGAGGCCTTTTCTCAGCTGGGACCATGAACTCCTGGCTGGCAGGAGGCACCAAGCTGGCAGCCCTGGAGACTGTGTGCttggcagctcagctgctctgcctcaaCACTGACACTGGAACACAGCCCCAAACAGCAAAAGGTTTCCCTCCAGTTCCCCATTTCCTTGCTCGGCTCAATCTCAGTGCAGAGACAATTTCTACTGCAAAAACAAGTGtctctgcagcagaggctgcttAAAAATACACCCCAATAAACCAAAATCGTAACAAATGTGCAAATCTTGCTGAGTGAAAGACCTCTGCAAGAGCACAGGTTTCCTGTCATGCCTGGAGTCCAACCCATGCTGGGCTTTGCTAGAAGCTGGTGCTGTCACAGACCCTGTGATGGGGATGCAGGTGCAATACTGACCTTAAACTTGGTGGGATGGTTGTCTGGGATGCTGTCTCTGCACAGacaactgcagcagctccccatgACTTCAGCAAAAGAGGTAATCCCTGGGCAGAGGACACAAAGCACAGgacaatcacagaatcttagaactatttgagttggaaggaccttaaagatcacccagtcccaaccctgcatgggcagggacacctcccac
The Apus apus isolate bApuApu2 chromosome 23, bApuApu2.pri.cur, whole genome shotgun sequence DNA segment above includes these coding regions:
- the FRS3 gene encoding fibroblast growth factor receptor substrate 3 — encoded protein: MGSCCSCLCRDSIPDNHPTKFKVTNVDDEGNELGSGIMELTQMELILHTHKRDAVRWPFLCLRRYGYDSNLFSFESGRRCQTGQGIFAFKCSRAEEIFNLLQDLMQCNSINVVEEPVVITRNSHPTERELSRNPQAPNSLGYTVPGFPNGFPSFPGETLPYSAAHHPSVSSLRHSSVGEDSTHALLGPEEQSHTYVNTANGDQELRGQHCMHSLPEVHPPFPRRNHSCSLEDRNPQVFLQPGEVKFILGPTSNCRHVCRHHRERTTRFCPPNNNNNECEEDCPSPQCVYENVNGLLPPGTSSFHRGGCLKIPREDSGCPQRRAASLHYENLPSLPPLWECQPPRRGEGDTGPGDLLTPSPSGCSEAGEEDPLQNYMNSEKTALHGGHGRRRGGFLSKPRRGCVPNVFSFDFPRPCPDQPRQLNYIQVELEAEPLKGHQNPPVPRVPPPATHETRRTDSYAVIDLKKTAAMSSLQRALPRDDGTSRKTRHNSTDLPL